A window of Haloarchaeobius litoreus contains these coding sequences:
- a CDS encoding DsrE family protein — translation MNGYALVVATDEFEKITAASIIGSIAAASDIPVDVFVTMNGLRPFEHEVVETRDFTTGPLGEAMLTSEETEVPLFTEQFRDAREMGPMNLYACTMAMEMWGRELDDYVDIFDGELGVSGFLTKASDKQVIFV, via the coding sequence ATGAACGGCTACGCACTCGTCGTCGCGACGGACGAGTTCGAGAAGATCACCGCAGCGAGCATCATCGGCTCCATCGCCGCAGCCTCGGACATCCCGGTCGACGTGTTCGTGACGATGAACGGGCTCCGCCCGTTCGAACACGAGGTCGTCGAGACGCGGGACTTCACGACGGGACCGCTCGGCGAGGCGATGCTGACGAGCGAGGAGACGGAGGTGCCCCTGTTCACGGAGCAGTTCCGCGACGCCAGGGAGATGGGCCCGATGAACCTCTACGCCTGCACGATGGCCATGGAGATGTGGGGCCGCGAGCTCGACGACTACGTCGACATCTTCGACGGGGAACTCGGCGTCTCCGGCTTCCTGACCAAGGCCAGCGACAAGCAGGTGATATTCGTCTGA